One segment of uncultured Tolumonas sp. DNA contains the following:
- a CDS encoding ATP synthase subunit I, with amino-acid sequence MLPRPAMSVKTMAWSVLWVQLALIVVAALITLLVKDAVTAGSVLCGGGTYWVPQLLFSVISTSRPDRELDVGLVLWDVYLAAGSKLISTLVFFVVVFKWLHVNHAVVLITFGLLLVSQWIISLTLNNRY; translated from the coding sequence ATGCTGCCAAGACCTGCGATGAGTGTTAAAACTATGGCGTGGTCTGTGCTTTGGGTTCAGCTTGCACTGATAGTGGTAGCGGCATTAATTACTTTGTTGGTGAAAGATGCGGTTACTGCGGGTTCTGTCTTATGCGGAGGCGGAACTTACTGGGTACCACAACTCCTGTTCAGCGTTATCAGCACATCACGACCTGATCGTGAGCTGGATGTTGGGCTGGTCTTGTGGGATGTCTATCTGGCTGCCGGGTCAAAATTGATTTCCACACTGGTTTTTTTTGTGGTGGTTTTCAAATGGCTGCATGTGAATCATGCCGTGGTATTGATTACATTCGGTCTGTTGCTCGTTAGTCAGTGGATAATATCGTTAACCCTCAACAATCGTTACTAG
- a CDS encoding DMT family transporter translates to MQANLMLLVTAAIWGFAFVAQRVAMDHMGPFSFNAVRFLLGAASLLPLIWFFSRKKAISTTAAAKTSIWLAGGVAGAILFVAAALQQVGLLDTSAAKAGFITGLYMILVPFLGLFLRHVTGLNAWLGALLALVGLYLLSINADFSMSRGDFLMFVGAIFWACHILWIDFIGRRVNALQLSAVQFLACGLLSSVAAFWQETPTFASVLLAWPAILFASFISVGLAYTLQVVAQKRAKPTHAAIIMSMEAVFAAIGGVVFLDENLPMRGWIGCGLMMTGMLLSQIPLPKFNRATT, encoded by the coding sequence ATGCAAGCAAATCTGATGTTGTTGGTAACAGCCGCCATCTGGGGATTCGCCTTTGTGGCGCAACGCGTGGCCATGGATCACATGGGGCCATTTTCTTTTAATGCGGTACGTTTTTTACTCGGTGCGGCATCATTATTACCACTGATTTGGTTCTTTTCGCGAAAAAAAGCCATTTCAACCACTGCTGCGGCAAAAACATCGATCTGGTTAGCTGGTGGTGTTGCGGGCGCGATTTTATTTGTGGCGGCGGCATTACAACAGGTCGGGTTGTTGGATACCTCCGCGGCCAAAGCGGGGTTTATCACCGGTTTATATATGATTTTAGTACCATTTCTTGGTTTATTTTTGCGTCATGTGACCGGATTAAATGCCTGGCTGGGCGCGCTACTAGCTCTGGTAGGTCTGTATTTATTGAGTATTAATGCCGATTTTTCCATGTCGCGTGGCGATTTTCTGATGTTTGTCGGTGCTATTTTCTGGGCTTGCCATATTTTGTGGATCGATTTTATTGGCCGGCGGGTTAATGCATTGCAATTATCGGCAGTGCAATTTTTAGCTTGTGGCTTGTTAAGTTCAGTGGCGGCATTTTGGCAGGAAACACCCACCTTCGCATCGGTATTACTGGCCTGGCCGGCGATCTTATTTGCCAGCTTTATCAGTGTCGGTTTAGCTTACACCTTGCAAGTTGTGGCACAAAAACGCGCTAAACCAACTCATGCCGCCATTATCATGAGTATGGAAGCCGTATTTGCTGCCATTGGTGGCGTGGTATTTCTGGATGAAAATTTGCCCATGCGCGGCTGGATCGGATGCGGATTGATGATGACCGGTATGCTGTTATCCCAGATCCCGCTACCTAAATTTAATCGTGCAACGACTTAA
- the mioC gene encoding FMN-binding protein MioC produces MAHIDIIIGSTLGAAEYVAEHLAQQLQAQNHDTILHYQANLETLKANQPPKAIWLVVSSTHGAGQVPDNLQPFTEQLAKQLPQQTTLRYAVVALGDRNYDTFCAAGRLLDQLLEQSGAQKIGERLEIDVTAHDIPEDAADEWFSKWHTLIN; encoded by the coding sequence ATGGCCCATATCGACATTATTATTGGTTCAACCCTCGGTGCCGCAGAATACGTCGCGGAACACCTGGCGCAGCAATTACAGGCGCAAAATCACGACACCATTTTGCATTACCAAGCCAACTTAGAAACCCTCAAGGCCAATCAACCCCCCAAGGCCATCTGGCTGGTCGTCTCTTCCACCCATGGTGCCGGACAAGTACCCGATAACCTGCAACCCTTTACCGAACAGCTGGCCAAACAACTGCCACAGCAAACCACATTACGCTATGCCGTGGTCGCTTTAGGCGATCGTAATTACGATACCTTTTGTGCCGCCGGGCGTCTGCTCGATCAATTATTAGAACAATCCGGCGCGCAAAAGATCGGCGAACGGCTGGAAATAGATGTCACCGCACACGACATTCCGGAAGATGCCGCGGATGAATGGTTTTCCAAATGGCACACACTCATTAACTGA
- the atpH gene encoding F0F1 ATP synthase subunit delta — protein MSEVTTIARPYAKAAFDFAVEQKAVDSWLSMLLFAAEVSKDDTVQQVIHSSMAPEQLAQLFNQICGEQLNEQGQNLIRVMAENGRLSVLPAVVAEFSALKAELDKELEAQITSAAALSEAEKAKIQKSLEARYQRTVRLNCQLDPSLMAGLVIKIGDDIIDASVRSKLNRLAEALQS, from the coding sequence ATGTCTGAAGTGACAACCATTGCGCGCCCCTACGCCAAAGCTGCGTTCGATTTTGCTGTTGAACAGAAAGCGGTGGATAGCTGGTTATCGATGTTGCTCTTTGCGGCCGAAGTGTCGAAAGACGATACCGTACAACAGGTGATCCACAGTTCGATGGCGCCAGAACAACTGGCGCAGTTGTTTAACCAAATTTGTGGTGAACAGCTTAACGAGCAAGGCCAGAACCTGATCCGGGTGATGGCTGAAAACGGACGTTTGAGTGTACTGCCTGCGGTCGTTGCTGAGTTTTCAGCACTGAAAGCAGAACTGGACAAAGAACTGGAAGCGCAGATCACCTCTGCGGCAGCGTTATCTGAAGCAGAAAAGGCGAAAATCCAGAAATCTCTGGAAGCCCGTTATCAGCGCACAGTACGTCTGAATTGTCAGCTGGATCCATCTTTGATGGCTGGTCTGGTGATCAAGATCGGTGATGACATCATCGATGCCAGCGTTCGCAGTAAACTCAACCGCTTGGCGGAAGCATTGCAATCTTGA
- the earP gene encoding elongation factor P maturation arginine rhamnosyltransferase EarP produces the protein MPPIAVSYWDIFCTVVDNYGDIGVTWRLARQLANEYQRPVRLWVDDFVSFQRLCPMLDMKLAQQTIDNVLIGHWNANFPADVLPGKVVIEAFACELPLSLRHQMQQMDKPPVWLNLEYLTAESWIDGCHGLPSRQDQLTKFFFFPGFSANSGGLLCENTLFAARQQWQQQSEHRQQFCQQRHLLPPQPNELFISLFSYENNILPVLLDHWQSHPTPIRCLIPAGRTLNSLQTLLPVESCQAGGRWQQGALTVEVLPMTDQAGYDQLLWSCDFNIVRGEDSFLRAQWAARPFLWHIYPQEEEAHLDKLQAFLDRYTENMSPVLASAVQQLFLTFNQAHPEEFIASWAALQPYWSEWQQQAQQWPQTALAGGNLASQLVHFVEKQLECCA, from the coding sequence ATGCCGCCGATTGCCGTTTCTTATTGGGATATTTTTTGTACCGTGGTCGATAACTACGGCGATATTGGTGTGACCTGGCGCCTCGCCCGACAACTTGCCAATGAATACCAACGCCCGGTGCGTCTGTGGGTGGATGATTTCGTGAGCTTTCAACGCTTATGCCCGATGTTAGATATGAAATTGGCGCAACAAACCATCGATAATGTGCTGATCGGTCACTGGAATGCCAACTTTCCGGCCGATGTACTACCCGGCAAGGTCGTTATTGAAGCCTTTGCCTGCGAACTGCCACTTAGCCTGCGACACCAAATGCAGCAAATGGATAAACCACCAGTGTGGCTCAATCTGGAATATTTAACCGCCGAAAGCTGGATCGATGGCTGTCACGGGCTGCCTTCGCGCCAAGATCAGCTCACCAAATTTTTCTTTTTTCCCGGCTTCAGCGCGAACAGCGGCGGCCTGTTGTGCGAAAACACCCTGTTTGCCGCACGGCAGCAATGGCAACAACAAAGCGAACACCGGCAACAATTTTGCCAGCAACGTCACCTGCTGCCACCCCAACCAAATGAACTGTTTATTAGCCTGTTCAGTTACGAAAACAACATCCTACCGGTATTGCTTGATCACTGGCAAAGCCACCCTACCCCCATTCGTTGCCTGATCCCCGCCGGCCGAACGCTCAATAGTTTACAGACCCTGTTACCTGTCGAGAGCTGTCAGGCTGGTGGCCGTTGGCAGCAAGGTGCACTGACCGTGGAAGTACTGCCGATGACCGATCAGGCCGGTTACGATCAGCTGTTATGGAGCTGTGATTTCAACATCGTGCGGGGCGAAGACTCGTTCTTACGGGCACAGTGGGCTGCCCGCCCGTTTCTGTGGCACATCTACCCGCAAGAAGAAGAGGCGCATCTGGACAAATTACAGGCCTTTCTGGATCGGTATACCGAAAACATGTCGCCAGTATTGGCATCGGCGGTGCAGCAATTGTTTCTAACCTTTAACCAAGCGCATCCAGAGGAATTCATCGCGAGTTGGGCCGCATTACAACCATATTGGTCAGAATGGCAGCAACAGGCGCAGCAATGGCCGCAAACTGCGCTTGCTGGTGGAAATTTAGCCAGCCAATTGGTGCATTTTGTCGAAAAACAGCTAGAATGTTGCGCGTAA
- the atpF gene encoding F0F1 ATP synthase subunit B: MNINATILGQTIAFILFVWFCMKFVWPPLMAAIEKRQKEIADGMASADRAKKDLDLAQNKAMEQIKEAKQQAAEIIEQANKRRAQVIDEANQDAMAEREKILNQAKAEIEAERNRAKEELRKHVAALAVAGAEKILERQLDSAVNSAIVDKLVAEL; this comes from the coding sequence GTGAATATCAATGCAACCATCCTCGGCCAGACGATTGCTTTCATCCTTTTTGTTTGGTTCTGTATGAAGTTTGTGTGGCCGCCTCTGATGGCTGCCATCGAAAAACGTCAGAAAGAAATTGCTGACGGTATGGCTTCAGCAGACCGTGCGAAAAAAGACCTGGACCTGGCGCAAAACAAAGCTATGGAACAGATCAAGGAAGCAAAACAGCAAGCTGCTGAGATTATCGAGCAGGCCAATAAACGCCGTGCTCAAGTTATTGATGAAGCCAATCAAGACGCGATGGCGGAACGGGAAAAGATCCTGAACCAAGCCAAAGCGGAAATTGAGGCTGAACGCAACCGTGCGAAAGAAGAACTCCGTAAACATGTTGCTGCTTTGGCAGTGGCTGGTGCGGAAAAAATTCTGGAGCGTCAGCTGGACAGTGCCGTGAATAGCGCCATTGTTGACAAGCTGGTTGCTGAACTCTAA
- the atpE gene encoding F0F1 ATP synthase subunit C, translating to MEMLFIAAGLMMGLAAIGAAIGIGVLGGKFLEGAARQPDLLPLLRTQFFIVMGLVDAIPMIAVGLGMYVMFAVAK from the coding sequence ATGGAGATGTTATTCATCGCTGCGGGTCTGATGATGGGTCTGGCTGCTATCGGCGCGGCAATCGGTATCGGTGTTTTGGGCGGTAAATTCCTGGAAGGCGCTGCACGTCAGCCTGACCTGTTGCCTCTGCTGCGTACCCAGTTCTTCATCGTTATGGGTCTGGTGGACGCGATCCCAATGATCGCGGTAGGTCTGGGTATGTACGTTATGTTCGCAGTCGCGAAGTAA
- the efp gene encoding elongation factor P has protein sequence MKIAQEIRVGNVIMIGKDPMVVLKTEFNKSGRNSAVVKMKMKNLLSGAGAETVFKADDKLDTVQLERKECTYSYFADPMYVFMDTEYNQYDIEKENLGDVLNYLIDGMEDICEVTFYDGKAISMELPITIVREVEYTEPSVRGDTSGKVMKPAKLKGTDATISVADFVKIGDKIEIDTRTGEFKRRV, from the coding sequence ATGAAAATCGCTCAGGAAATCCGTGTCGGTAACGTCATCATGATCGGTAAAGACCCAATGGTCGTACTGAAAACCGAATTCAACAAATCCGGCCGTAACTCTGCCGTTGTTAAAATGAAAATGAAAAACCTGCTGTCTGGCGCAGGTGCTGAAACTGTGTTCAAAGCCGATGACAAATTGGACACCGTACAGCTGGAACGTAAAGAATGTACTTATTCTTACTTCGCTGATCCGATGTATGTATTCATGGATACTGAATACAACCAGTACGATATCGAAAAAGAAAACCTGGGCGACGTACTGAACTACCTGATCGACGGTATGGAAGACATCTGTGAAGTAACTTTCTACGATGGCAAAGCGATCTCCATGGAACTGCCAATCACTATCGTACGTGAAGTGGAATACACCGAACCATCCGTTCGTGGTGATACTTCCGGTAAAGTGATGAAACCAGCTAAGCTGAAAGGCACTGATGCTACTATCTCTGTTGCTGACTTCGTTAAAATTGGCGACAAGATCGAAATCGACACCCGTACCGGTGAATTCAAACGCCGCGTGTAG
- the rsmG gene encoding 16S rRNA (guanine(527)-N(7))-methyltransferase RsmG — protein MQTLLPQLESLLQQADISLSDQQKQQLLALVGLLHKWNKAYNLTSVREPEAMLVRHILDSIVVAPHLHGTRFIDVGTGPGLPGLPLAIVQPDKQFVLLDSLGKRIRFIRQVIMELGLKNVVAVQARVEDFHDEQGFDGVLSRAFASLTDMLNWCHHLPAPQGVFLALKGLYPQDELATLPAGFTLVTSHRLDVPQLDAERHLIIVKKQL, from the coding sequence ATGCAAACATTACTTCCGCAGCTGGAATCACTGCTGCAACAAGCCGATATATCGCTGTCCGATCAGCAGAAACAGCAACTGCTGGCGCTGGTCGGGTTGCTGCACAAGTGGAACAAGGCATACAATCTGACTTCGGTGCGTGAACCGGAAGCCATGCTGGTACGCCATATTCTCGATAGTATTGTGGTGGCACCACATCTACACGGTACTCGCTTTATCGATGTCGGCACCGGCCCTGGCTTACCGGGCTTGCCGCTGGCCATTGTGCAGCCGGATAAACAGTTTGTGTTACTGGATAGCCTGGGTAAACGCATTCGCTTTATCCGCCAAGTGATCATGGAATTAGGCTTAAAAAATGTCGTCGCCGTGCAGGCGCGGGTGGAAGATTTCCATGACGAACAAGGCTTTGACGGGGTATTGAGCCGGGCGTTTGCTTCGCTGACCGATATGCTGAACTGGTGCCATCATCTGCCGGCACCCCAGGGTGTTTTTCTGGCGCTGAAAGGCTTGTATCCGCAAGATGAACTGGCGACTTTACCGGCAGGGTTTACACTGGTGACTTCGCATCGTCTTGACGTGCCGCAACTGGACGCCGAACGCCATCTGATCATTGTGAAAAAACAACTTTAG
- the atpB gene encoding F0F1 ATP synthase subunit A, whose translation MASTGELLTPQEYIQHHLHHWQMGAESGFWVVNIDSMVFSVVLGTLFIWLFRKVAVKATSGVPGKLQCFVELVVGFVDDTVKGIFHGKNKLIAPLALTVFVWIFLMNLMDLLPIDYLPQLAQLVAGDHSQKLRVVPSADVNITLSMALGVFFLILFYSIKMKGVSGFVKELTLTPFNHWAFVPINLLLETVTLISKPISLGLRLFGNMYAGEMIFILIAGMLPWWSQWLLNVPWAIFHILVITLQAFIFMVLTIVYLSMACEEH comes from the coding sequence ATGGCTTCCACAGGAGAACTGCTAACGCCTCAGGAGTACATTCAACACCATTTGCATCACTGGCAGATGGGCGCTGAATCGGGCTTTTGGGTGGTTAATATCGACTCCATGGTTTTTTCCGTGGTCTTGGGAACGCTGTTTATTTGGTTATTCCGTAAAGTGGCTGTTAAAGCGACCAGCGGTGTGCCAGGTAAACTGCAGTGCTTTGTTGAGTTGGTAGTTGGGTTTGTGGACGATACCGTTAAAGGTATTTTCCATGGCAAAAATAAGTTGATCGCGCCACTAGCGCTCACCGTGTTTGTCTGGATTTTCCTGATGAACCTGATGGACTTATTACCAATCGACTACCTGCCACAGTTAGCACAGCTGGTTGCAGGAGATCATTCTCAGAAACTGCGTGTTGTTCCATCCGCTGACGTTAATATCACGTTGTCTATGGCTTTGGGTGTCTTTTTCCTGATCCTGTTCTACAGCATCAAGATGAAGGGTGTGTCCGGTTTCGTAAAAGAACTGACACTGACACCGTTTAATCATTGGGCTTTTGTGCCAATTAACTTGCTGTTGGAAACCGTAACTCTGATTTCCAAGCCTATCTCATTAGGTTTGCGACTATTCGGTAACATGTATGCAGGCGAGATGATTTTCATCTTGATCGCCGGGATGCTGCCGTGGTGGTCTCAGTGGTTACTGAATGTGCCGTGGGCTATCTTCCACATTCTGGTAATTACGCTGCAGGCGTTTATTTTCATGGTGTTGACAATTGTATATTTGTCAATGGCTTGTGAAGAACATTAA
- a CDS encoding ParA family protein: MGKVIAIANQKGGVGKTTTSVNLAASMAATRRKVLLVDLDPQGNATMASGVNKYEAERTIYELLVEEQPVRDVIITDTTGGYDLIAANGDATAAEIRLMEVFAREIRLRNALAPIRDEYDYIFIDCPPALNLLTVNAMSAADSVLVPMQCEYFALEGLTALVDTISKLAAVVNPQLKIEGVLRTMFDHRNRLSNEVSEQLKQYFGEKVYRTIIPRNVRLAEAPSHGTPVMYYDKSSLGSKAYLGLAGELLRREEQQHKAEASA; encoded by the coding sequence GTGGGAAAAGTCATTGCCATAGCAAACCAGAAAGGTGGGGTTGGTAAAACCACCACCAGTGTCAATTTGGCTGCGTCAATGGCGGCGACACGCCGTAAGGTTCTGCTGGTTGATCTCGATCCGCAGGGCAACGCCACCATGGCCAGCGGTGTGAATAAATACGAAGCGGAACGCACCATCTACGAACTACTGGTGGAAGAACAGCCAGTGCGGGATGTGATCATTACCGATACCACTGGCGGTTATGATCTAATTGCCGCCAACGGCGATGCTACCGCGGCGGAGATCCGTTTGATGGAAGTCTTCGCCCGTGAGATCCGGCTGCGTAATGCGCTGGCACCGATCCGTGATGAATACGATTATATTTTTATCGATTGCCCACCCGCACTGAACCTGCTGACCGTGAATGCCATGTCGGCCGCGGATTCCGTGCTGGTACCGATGCAGTGTGAATATTTTGCGCTGGAAGGCTTGACCGCGCTGGTGGATACCATCAGTAAACTGGCAGCGGTGGTGAACCCGCAACTGAAAATCGAAGGGGTATTGCGAACGATGTTCGATCATCGCAACCGACTCTCCAACGAAGTCTCGGAACAGCTGAAGCAATATTTTGGTGAAAAAGTATATCGGACAATTATCCCACGCAATGTCCGTTTAGCCGAAGCACCCAGCCATGGCACTCCGGTGATGTATTACGACAAAAGCTCACTAGGTTCCAAAGCCTATCTGGGGCTGGCCGGCGAATTATTACGGCGGGAAGAACAACAACACAAGGCCGAAGCCTCAGCGTGA
- the mnmG gene encoding tRNA uridine-5-carboxymethylaminomethyl(34) synthesis enzyme MnmG translates to MQYHDQFDVIVVGGGHAGTEAATAAARMGMKTLLLTHNIETLGHMSCNPAIGGIGKGHLVKEVDAMGGIMARAIDHAGIQFRILNSSKGPAVRATRAQADRLLYKQTIRHILENYPNLQLFQQACDDLILEGDRVCGVVTQAGIRILAKTVVLTAGTFLNGLIHIGMEHYRGGRSGDPASVTLAERMREMPLRVGRLKTGTPPRIDARSVDFSQLQMQLGDDPVPVFSFLGKREQHPRQVPCFITHTNLQTHDVIRANLDRSPMYAGVIEGIGPRYCPSIEDKIMRFADKDSHQIFIEPEGLTTHELYPNGISTSLPFDVQVKIVRSMKGFENAHIARPGYAIEYDFFDPRDLKPNMENKCLQNLFFAGQINGTTGYEEAAAQGMLAGINAALRAQDKDPWSPRRDQAYIGVLMDDLSTLGTKEPYRMFTSRAEYRLLLREDNADLRLTAIGRDLGLVDDERWSFFNHKLEMMAQEQQRLQESWIQPQHPATEALNQILKTPLSRAASLEDLLRRPEVNYQDLMAIDGIGPGIEHPQASEQIEIQVKYAGYIDRQQDEIDKQLRHEETLLPLTLDYNEVPGLSKEVIIKLNDTKPQTVGQASRISGVTPAAISILLVHLKKRGLLRKTA, encoded by the coding sequence ATGCAGTATCATGATCAATTCGATGTGATTGTGGTTGGCGGAGGTCATGCGGGTACTGAAGCCGCAACCGCAGCAGCACGTATGGGCATGAAAACCCTGCTGCTGACCCACAACATTGAGACATTAGGACATATGTCTTGTAACCCAGCCATCGGAGGGATCGGTAAAGGCCACTTGGTCAAAGAAGTGGATGCGATGGGTGGCATCATGGCGCGCGCCATTGATCACGCCGGGATCCAATTCCGCATTTTGAATTCTTCGAAAGGCCCGGCAGTACGCGCCACCCGTGCCCAAGCGGATCGTCTGCTGTACAAACAAACCATTCGCCATATTTTGGAAAACTACCCGAACCTGCAGTTATTCCAGCAAGCCTGTGATGATCTGATCCTGGAAGGCGATCGTGTCTGTGGCGTGGTCACCCAAGCCGGGATCCGTATTCTGGCAAAAACCGTGGTACTGACGGCAGGCACTTTCTTAAACGGCCTGATCCACATCGGTATGGAACATTATCGCGGCGGTCGCTCCGGTGATCCGGCCTCCGTCACGTTGGCAGAACGCATGCGTGAGATGCCATTGCGGGTTGGGCGCTTAAAAACCGGTACGCCACCGCGAATTGATGCGCGTTCGGTCGATTTTTCCCAATTACAAATGCAATTGGGTGACGATCCGGTACCGGTCTTCTCATTTTTAGGTAAACGGGAACAGCATCCGCGTCAGGTGCCTTGCTTTATCACGCATACCAACCTTCAAACGCACGATGTGATCCGTGCCAACCTGGATCGCAGCCCGATGTATGCCGGTGTGATCGAAGGGATCGGCCCACGCTATTGCCCGTCGATCGAAGACAAGATCATGCGTTTTGCCGACAAAGACTCGCACCAGATCTTTATCGAGCCGGAAGGCCTGACCACCCATGAGTTATATCCAAATGGCATCTCAACCAGCCTGCCGTTTGATGTGCAAGTCAAGATCGTGCGTTCGATGAAAGGGTTTGAGAATGCCCATATTGCCCGCCCGGGTTATGCGATCGAATATGATTTCTTCGATCCACGTGATCTGAAACCGAACATGGAAAACAAATGCCTGCAAAACCTGTTTTTTGCCGGCCAGATCAACGGCACCACCGGTTACGAAGAAGCGGCGGCCCAAGGTATGCTGGCCGGGATCAACGCCGCGCTGCGCGCACAGGATAAAGATCCATGGTCACCGCGTCGGGATCAGGCTTATATCGGCGTGTTGATGGACGATCTGTCAACGCTGGGCACCAAAGAACCGTACCGCATGTTTACCAGCCGGGCGGAATACCGTTTGCTGTTGCGGGAAGATAATGCTGACTTACGTTTAACCGCCATAGGACGCGATTTGGGGTTGGTGGATGATGAACGCTGGTCCTTCTTCAACCACAAGCTGGAAATGATGGCACAGGAGCAACAGCGCCTGCAGGAGAGCTGGATCCAACCGCAGCATCCAGCTACCGAAGCGCTGAACCAGATCCTGAAAACCCCGCTGAGCCGTGCGGCCAGTCTGGAGGATCTGCTGCGTCGCCCGGAAGTGAATTATCAGGATCTGATGGCGATCGACGGCATTGGTCCGGGTATTGAGCACCCGCAAGCGTCGGAACAGATTGAAATTCAGGTAAAATACGCCGGTTATATCGATCGTCAGCAAGACGAGATCGACAAACAACTGCGTCACGAAGAGACATTGTTACCACTGACACTGGATTACAACGAAGTACCGGGGTTATCCAAAGAAGTGATCATCAAACTCAACGATACCAAACCACAAACCGTGGGTCAGGCATCCCGCATCTCGGGGGTGACACCGGCGGCGATCTCGATTTTGTTAGTTCATCTGAAAAAACGTGGCTTGCTGCGTAAAACGGCCTGA
- a CDS encoding ParB/RepB/Spo0J family partition protein codes for MTVKKRGLGKGLEALLGTSQVARQKQIISDIQADAAQNRVDNQTGELQTLPVTWLRPGKYQPRRDMSQDALEDLANSIRAQGVIQPIVVRRIADQQYEIIAGERRWRASQLVRLETVPCLIKNVEDNAAVAIALIENIQREDLNAIEEAVALQRLMTEFELSHQQVAEAVGKSRSAVSNLLRLNQLNDDVKQLVEHGDLDMGHARALLSLDGELQSDTARSVAQKGLTVRDTERLVQKLLNPPAAKAEPLVDQQGVAWSEALSEKLGVSVQFVRAGEDNGKIVLSYQSCAEFEKIRHFFNLS; via the coding sequence ATGACAGTAAAAAAACGCGGTTTAGGCAAAGGGCTGGAAGCTTTGCTGGGCACCAGTCAGGTGGCACGGCAGAAGCAAATTATCAGTGATATACAAGCGGATGCGGCGCAAAACCGGGTTGATAATCAGACCGGCGAATTACAAACCCTGCCAGTGACTTGGCTGCGGCCGGGGAAATATCAGCCACGACGCGATATGTCGCAGGATGCGCTAGAAGATCTAGCCAACTCGATCCGTGCGCAAGGGGTGATCCAGCCGATTGTGGTGCGTCGCATTGCCGATCAGCAATATGAAATCATTGCTGGTGAGCGTCGCTGGCGCGCCAGTCAGTTAGTGCGGCTGGAAACTGTGCCTTGCCTGATCAAAAACGTCGAAGATAACGCCGCTGTGGCGATAGCGCTGATTGAGAATATTCAGCGCGAAGATCTGAATGCCATTGAAGAAGCCGTGGCATTACAGCGGTTGATGACCGAATTTGAACTGTCCCACCAGCAAGTGGCGGAAGCAGTCGGTAAATCCCGTTCTGCGGTGAGTAATTTATTGCGTTTGAATCAGTTGAATGACGATGTCAAACAGCTGGTTGAACACGGTGATCTGGATATGGGTCATGCGCGGGCGCTGCTGAGCCTCGATGGTGAGTTGCAAAGCGATACTGCACGTTCTGTGGCACAGAAAGGGTTAACCGTGCGGGATACCGAGCGGTTGGTGCAGAAACTGCTCAACCCGCCTGCTGCTAAAGCCGAACCACTGGTGGATCAGCAAGGCGTTGCCTGGTCGGAAGCCTTGTCAGAAAAATTGGGTGTTTCCGTACAATTTGTCAGGGCGGGTGAAGACAATGGCAAGATTGTATTGAGTTATCAAAGTTGTGCAGAATTTGAAAAAATTCGCCACTTCTTTAATTTGAGTTAG